The Falco rusticolus isolate bFalRus1 chromosome 4, bFalRus1.pri, whole genome shotgun sequence genome includes the window GTGCCACAGGGTCTGGGTTTTGGGATGCCGGATCTGCTGGGAGATGGGCAGGCTCTGCCCCATCCGGCTGGTGACGGGTCCTGGGCTGAGCCAGAGGCGATGCCGTCAGGCACAGTGGCACCTGGTGACCAGCATGTCCTCAAAGAGGGTCGAGACCAGCCTGCCCTCACCGTCGTAGTGCATCAGCACCATGGGGTCGTAGCCggcagggacacagcagggcGGTGGGGTGGCTTTGGAGAGGGAGTGCATGCGGGCTTTGATCTGGGCGTGCATGCTGGCGGGCTTGTAGTTGTGGGGACAGGAACCTTCGCAGAACCTCATGTAGTAGCTGTTGGGGGCAATGACCCAGTCCGACCAGCCGATGTCCTGGAAGGAGACCTTGAGTGACTTGAGGCAACACTTCCCATCGCTCTTCCTGCACTCTTCCTCCAGCCCCCGAGCTCTCCGGGCCCCCCGACCTCTGGTCTCATGGGTCTCCACCTCCAGCACCAGCGTCTCGCCCCCCATGGTGGCCAGCAAGGCTGAGACATTGGCTGTGAAGGCCAGCTCCAGGTGCAGGGTGTCCTCAGGACCAGCAGCCCAGGGCCGGACAGCTGCCGTGAGGTCCAGGCTCAGGGTGTCACGGTCCAGCTCTTGgctgtgcaggagctggggggtccCGTGAGCCCCCCCCAGTGTGTAGATGTTGACCTGAGGGGACACGGAGGCATCAAGTAGGGACATGTCACGGGAGGACAGGGATGGCTTGAAGAGTTTCAGCTCCGCCTGCACCACCTGGAGCTGCCGGTGGAAAGCCTCCGTGCGGGAGAGGAGGAGATGGTAGCGGTAGGGACCACGGGGGTCCTGGTCTCCCGGGGGGTCCTGGTGTTCCCAGGGGATGTCCAGCCAGcgcagcactgcagggacagGAAGGGCAGCTGGTGTAAGAGACAGCAATCCCCCCCGGCGGCCAAGGCTCGTGACCAGCTCCTGTCAGGCAGCCAAACCGCTGCCTCTGGGGAATCACCCAAATCCTGAGGGATGCTGAGGCCAGGGAGATGCGGCCCCATCCTCAGCCCCAGATCACTCGGGACCCACCATCTCCAGGGACCACCCCCCGACCAGAGGATCTTGCTGAGGGGCGGCAGCTGGTACCGAGCCGGTGCCCCAGAACCTGTTGGGgtgacccccaccccccaccctggctgtcccctccccagcccaagcagcaggagctgaatattttccaaaatcCCGCCAGATCCAGAGGAAACCTCAAATAAGGCTGAAGCCGGGGCACCTCTCACCTCCCCTCCGCTCACCCCcaagccacctgcagccccgctccgagcacccacagctgccacTGCGCTGATCAAAGCTTTCATGCCAAATTTCCTGGATTTTGTGATTTTAAGCAAAACAGCTCAAGCTGTGGCTCCTCCCCACTGCTGGGGCAAGGGAAGCAGCTGGGATAAGGATGACCACGGCCGCTGGGATTCATGCCCGGTCATGTCCCGGCACATGCCCAGGCAGCCTGGGTGACATGCCCGAGCAGGGACACACGCGTGTGCACCCAggggacaggggctgtgggatgcGCAGGGAGCCACGGCCACTCACGCTTGGGGGTCAGGCGATGCAGGCGGCTGGTCCTGGgcacagctccctcctcctcctggctcCGGTTCCCCATCAGCTCAGACACTTTCTGCTGGTACAGCCGCTGCGCTCTCTGGATGCTCTCCTGGTCCAGCCGGTGCCGGATCACAGGGGGAGCGGCCATCCCCAGCCGCTCCAGGATCTGCTTTTTGATGGCTTCCAGCTGGAGTCTGTCCTCATCCCACGCGTGGGGCCTCAGCTCCACactggtgagcagcagcaggagctggaagcaggTGAGGGCAGCCCCGACATCCCACAGTGCCCTCGGCATCgcgcaggcagccagcagcgcCGGGGGAATTTATCTACAAAACCTCTTGTGCAAAGGCTGGACGCGCAGCTCCCAGCGATGCTTCCAAGGGAATGAATGAAGTGGACCAGACCCGATTTTATAGGAGCCGAACTTTGCCCGCCCTCTGtcccccctccctgtcccaggctgctgggagtGCAGAGTAAACACCCAGTAGGAAtttctcctctctgcccagGATGTTGGACAGGAGCTCTGACGGTGCTGGGGTCAGGTGATTTACAAGCTGGTTTGTAGCTGTGGAGgtgaaaaatatgtaatactTTTTCCTCAGGCACAAAGATTTCCCTTCCACTTCCCGTTCTCCCCACAGATCACTGTGCCAGCCCATGGCTGGGGGGATCCCCCTCGCCTCCCCCGCTCCATCAGTGAGGGGCAAGCGGCCGTGGGCAACGTCTGATGACCTGGGAGGTGGCAGAGCAGGTGGCAGGGGGTGATGGAGAGAGGATGATGTGCAGGCAGGTGAGCACTGTGGGCAGCATCGCGTGCGGCTTGTGCATCCCTGCATCCTCGGCTGCCTTCTCTGTCCTTCACCACGCGGCAGTGCATTACGGCATGGGGCTGAGCCGGGCACTCGGCCCATGCCCTAAAACCCCTCCGAAGCAGAAGCGGagtggggaagcagcagccGGTCAGCCCGTCTCATACCAGCGCATacagggaggagggagcagaTCAGCGTTGGACCTTGTCCTACCAAACTGGCTGATGACACCACAGCCCAGCTTGTGGCAGCGGCTCCTCCGTGCAGCCGGTGTGGCACGTGCCCTGGGTCCAGTCCTTCCTGAAGCAACCGTGGCTGGGGTTACATCATCCCTGGGAAGTCCAAAGCTGGTTGGGATGGAGCTGGGCACGCCGGGATGGCATGGATCCAGCAGGGCCACGTGCGGTGGGAAGTGCCGTGCCAGACCAGGGCTGCCCGCATGCCAGGGAAGAGAAAACCCACGGTGGGAACAAGCCACCAAGGCTGGAATGGGGCCACCCGCCTCTCGCCTTCTCTTAAGGGATGCTTTGACCAACAAGCGTGAGCAGAGGGATGAGAAACCCCTGGTCAGATGAGGCAACGGGCAGGTCCCCCCGGCGCCAGCCGGGGCAGGCGAGGCCATTCCCAAATGTCCTGAAGTCGAGCCAAGTGCCTGGTCTTTAACCGTGCTCCCACCACAGGATGAACGTGCTTACAGTAATCCCATGATTTGTGGCTGTTTACCCTCTGCTCCTTCTCGGGAGCCAGCCCCAGCGTTACTCCTGCCTTTCTCACCCAGTTTCTTGAGGGGTTGCCTGAGGCAAAACCCAGACCGAGCGTTTCAACCTAGAACACTCGAAAGGAGAATTCTGTCGGCACAAGGAGGAGCGGCGTCACGTGAAAGGGATCGCCTGGCTCCAGCTGTTCTGCTCTGGATCCATCCTTGTGGAGGGATGGATGAAGAGGGGGCAGAGGAGCCCACCCCGAGACCTTGCAACACATCGCCCTGCCTTTCTCTGCCCAGGGCCACCAGCTTGGAGAGAAACCTCACGTGTGGCTCACACGGGAGCATATTTCCACAGGCAGCTGGTCCAGGCATGGCTCCTCAGAGGGTGCTTTCATTCCAGCTGGAGCTGCGGGATCCCTAGGGGTTTTCCAGGAACACCAAGCCCCTCTGTGATCCCCTCTCCCATCCGCTGGGATGATTGCAACCCttcagcccccctccccccaattcaaggaagaagggagaaggagCATCACCCCAGGAGGATCACAGACCTCCAGGtaacaccaccccaccccctccaccccaatCACCTTTGGGTCCCCAGCAGGTGTCAGCctggccaccagcacccaccaccaTCTGCGAGGTGCCAACCACGCTCGTCCAAAGCCAAAGCAGAGCTGCGCAGCATGTCTGGGTGCAGGAAGAGGCCCTGACCCACCAGCAATCACATTGCCCAGCCCTTGAGTAAGACCCAGCAAACCCCTAAAtcctgcagttctgcttttgcaaGGCATTTTCTAACTGT containing:
- the GDF15 gene encoding growth/differentiation factor 15, whose translation is MPRALWDVGAALTCFQLLLLLTSVELRPHAWDEDRLQLEAIKKQILERLGMAAPPVIRHRLDQESIQRAQRLYQQKVSELMGNRSQEEEGAVPRTSRLHRLTPKLLRWLDIPWEHQDPPGDQDPRGPYRYHLLLSRTEAFHRQLQVVQAELKLFKPSLSSRDMSLLDASVSPQVNIYTLGGAHGTPQLLHSQELDRDTLSLDLTAAVRPWAAGPEDTLHLELAFTANVSALLATMGGETLVLEVETHETRGRGARRARGLEEECRKSDGKCCLKSLKVSFQDIGWSDWVIAPNSYYMRFCEGSCPHNYKPASMHAQIKARMHSLSKATPPPCCVPAGYDPMVLMHYDGEGRLVSTLFEDMLVTRCHCA